A genomic window from Lineus longissimus chromosome 17, tnLinLong1.2, whole genome shotgun sequence includes:
- the LOC135501492 gene encoding uncharacterized protein LOC135501492, protein MKRFKVGQLMRGRKEANALLAHSSALAIVNKEVKKLDDQISEKSQILIELNADIEWRERLKGDLTPVVTQNMAIQTALDKENQLLKIKEVGVQPSPSDVLIPTKVVYNETDEVQLNPRTIKKRHERTVNALKSIHGQSMQNATDGLWHTLVKVCSPSDLKRYFTHSKKCRGIVSEGKVTKRTKIQERQTKANAVRSIKMLYRGGLISSRKYSAIRISNICVSRPEPLTYKEVVKEIEKIQESLNVSSVDGAGGKGCSRELENTLLKLGDLYLQIDEKLISEHGEGLNWFGENRGNFCVAIGADGAPSGKINTHTSLLLSFLNTVSKVSSCDHNFILVGGDWKEDDPIFMAHLTKLVKEFSEIEEKEYQIRNVPVRFRLEMVPADCKWVATAC, encoded by the exons ATGAAGCGATTCAAAGTTGGCCAGTTGATGCGGGGAAGAAAGGAAGCGAATGCCCTTCTGGCTCACTCCTCTGCATTGGCTATTGTGAACAAAGAAGTGAAGAAGCTTGACGATCAGATTTCGGAAAAGTCTCAAATATTGATAGAGCTCAATGCTGAT ATAGAATGGCGTGAAAggttgaaaggtgatttaacaCCAGTGGTCACACAGAACATGGCAATTCAGACTGCCCTTGATAAAGAAAATCAGCTGTTGAAAATCAAG GAGGTTGGTGTGCAGCCCAGCCCATCTGACGTCCTAATTCCAACAAAAGTTGTCTACAATGAGACAGATGAGGTCCAGCTAAATCCAAGGACTATCAAGAAACGGCATGAGAGAACTGTAAATGCACTGAAGTCAATCCATGGACAGTCAATGCAAAATGCAACTGATGGACTCTGGCACACATTGGTCAAGGTCTGCTCCCCTTCTGACCTGAAAAGGTATTTCACCCACAGTAAGAAATGTAGAGGTATTGTTTCTGAAGGAAAGGTCACAAAAAGGACAAAAATTCAAGAGAGGCAAACGAAGGCCAATGCTGTGAGAAGCATCAAGATGCTTTACCGAGGTGGTCTCATAAGTAGTCGAAAATACAGTGCAAttagaatttcaaatatttgtgtATCTAGACCTGAGCCCCTTACTTACAAAGAGGTAGTGAAAGAAATTGAGAAAATCCAAGAAAGCCTCAATGTTAGCTCAGTTGATGGTGCCGGTGGCAAGGGGTGTTCCAGAGAGCTTGAGAACACTTTACTAAAGCTCGGTGACTTATATCTCCAGATCGATGAAAAACTGATATCAGAGCACGGAGAGGGTCTGAATTGGTTCGGAGAAAATAGAGGCAACTTCTGTGTTGCCATTGGAGCTGATGGTGCTCCAAGTGGCAAGATCAATACTCACACATCATTGCTGCTATCATTTTTGAACACCGTGAGTAAGGTCAGCAGTTGTGACCACAATTTCATTCTTGTAGGTGGTGATTGGAAAGAGGATGACCCTATATTCATGGCACATTTGACCAAACTTGTCAAAGAGTTTAGTGAAATTGAAGAAAAGGAGTACCAGATTAGAAATGTACCTGTTAGGTTTAGGCTAGAAATGGTCCCTGCTGACTGCAAGTGGGTGGCCACCGCTTGTTGA